In Clostridium butyricum, the genomic stretch GATGTACTGATAAGGGTATGTTATCAGTAGGAAAAGATGCTGATATTGTAATATATGATCCTAATAAGGAATTTACTATTTCAGTAGAAAATATGCATTCAGATTATGATCATACAATTTGGGAAGGAAAGAAATTAAATGGGTATCCAGTAAAGACTTTTGTCAGAGGTACATTAGTATATGATAATGGAGAATTTGTTGGAAAACCAGGTTTCGGACAATTTGTAAAAAGAAAAGCACATAAATAGAAAATAATACAGCACATACTTAAAAATGTGCTGAATCAAAATATAAATTTTAAATAGCGTCATGGGAAATATGAAACTTTATTGACAGGAGGTACGAATATGAGTAGTATTTCATACAAAGATATTAATTTAAGAGAGTGTGTATCAGCATGTTTGCTTTGCAATGATGCTCCGTGTAAAAAAGCCTGTTTGAATGGAGTTGAAACAGATAAAATTATACGTTCACTTCACTTTGAAAATAAGGATGGAGCAGTTAATAAGCTTCCAGATATATCTTTTTGTAATGATTGCAAAATTAAATATTGTGAAAAAGCATGTTTAAAAGATAAAATAAGTGAACCGGTAAAAATTCAATATATAATGAAAAATCTTTATGATGAATCTAAAATAGAAGAAAAGCAAGTTGACTTATCAATAGATTTTTGTGGTGTACATTGTGAGAATCCATTTTTTCTTTCATCGTCAGTAGTTGGAAGTAATTATGAAATGGTAGCAAAAGCATTTGATATGGGATGGGCAGGAGTCGCATTTAAAACTATAGGATTTTTTGTGCCAGATGAGGTATCCCCAAGATTTGCATCACTTACAAAAGAAAATGTTCCATTTATAGGTTTTAAGAATATTGAACAAATATCAGACCATAGCTTGGAAGAAAATATAGGTTTTTTAAAGAAGCTTAAAGAAAATTATCCTAAGAAAATAATAGTAGCGTCAATTATGGGAGAAAATGAAGAAGAGTGGACTAAACTAGCAAAAATCATGACAAATGCAGGAGCAGATATTATAGAATGCAATTTTTCATGTCCACAAATGGTTGGAGAAGGTTTGGGGTCGGATGTTGGACAAAATCCTGATTTAGTATCAATGTACACACGTGCAACAAGAAAAGGTACTCATTTACCGATTCTTGCCAAAATGACACCTAATATCGGAGATATGACAATACCAGCAAAAGCAGCTATGAAATCTGGAGCAACAGGAGTAGCAGCAATAAACACAATAAAGAGCATTATGAATATCGATCTTGAGAACTTTGGTTCAGAGCCAGATATTGAAGGCAAAACAAGTATTGGTGGATATTCAGGTAAAGCAATAAAGCCAATAGCTTTGAGATTTATTAATGAAATGAAAAAGTGTAATGAGCTAAAAGATACACCTATAAGTGGAATGGGAGGTATTGAAACATGGAGGGATGCAGCTGAGTTTATGACACTTGGATGTGAAAATTTGCAGGTTACGACTTCAGTTATGCAATATGGATATAGAATAATAGAAGATTTAATAGAAGGTACTAAGCTATACTTAAGTTCAAATGGTTATACTAGTATAAGGGAAATAGTAGGTAAGGCTTTAAATAATATTGTAACTGCAGATAAACTTAAAAGAGATAGTATATGTTATCCAAGATTTAATATGGAAAAATGTGTAGGATGTGGAAGGTGCTATTTATCTTGCTATGATGGTGGACATCAAGCAATAACAGTAGATAGAAAAACAAATAAACCAGTTCTTATAGTAGACAAATGTGTAGGATGCCATTTATGTATAACAGTATGCCCAGTACAAGCGGTAAATCCAGGCAAGAGAGTCCATAAGAATAATAAAAAGACAGGATAAAAAAATATTAATAAATATAAAGTTAGAGATATGGCACTATGTTATATAAATCAGAGTTCCATATCTCTTTATTTGTGATTAATAAATATTATTAATTTATTTTTCATAATTCTAAAAGTTTTTCAGCAATATCAAGGGATGTCATAAAAATATCAACATATCCACTTTTTAAGGCAGCTTTTGTTGCCTCAACTTTTTCGTTGCCTATGGAAACTGCAATTGTTGTGGTATTCTCAAGTTCATTAAGGGAGATTCCAATAGAACGTGAGTTTAAGTCTGTATCTATAATTTTACCATATTTTGAAATATAAGACGTACAAACTGAGGCACAAGCATTGTGTTTTGTAAGTGAAGTTACATCATTTATTGAAAAAGCACCTCCAAGATAGGACGTTGATAATGTATTTATTTCACCAATACCAATTAGTGCTATATTGCAAGATCTTCCTCTATCAAGTATTTGGGAAATTGAGGGTTCTTTTTTCATAAGATTACAGGTTTCTTTGTTTTGAAATAATATAGGAGCATTTAAAAGGCAGTAATCTCCACCAGTTTTTCTCGCAAAGTTCTCAGCGATTACATTTGCATGCCAAGTATGACCTTTTGTTCCCATATTTCCAACTAAGGGTACAAACATTAATCCTTCTCTTGTAAGTTTATGTGCGAAATTAGAAATAGATGCTATGGTACGTCCGCTCATTACTCCTATTGTAGCGTTATCTGTAAAATATTTATCAAGTTGCAAAGCACAACACTCTCCAAGCTTTTCTATTCCTTCAGTGATATTTTTATATGGAAAATTAAATACAAAAACCTCTTTTAAAGAATACCTATTTATAAGTTTTTCTTCTAAGTCAAATTCATGGGAATAGGGATTATTAATTGTAAATTCTACAATATGATTTTTTTTTGCATAGTTGAGCATTCGGCATACTTGTGGCTTAGATATGCCTAACACAAGAGAAATATCTTTTTGGCTCATATTATCTTCATAAAATAACTTGCATATTTTAATCACTAGCCTATCATTATCATATATTGCCATTATAACTCTCCTTTTAAATTTAATTTTATATGTTACAAGTGAAATATATTTCAATAATAGAAATTTATTCTATTTATATATTATCATAATATTATAGAAATTAAAAAAGAAAGGAATGAAATAATATGCAGAATAAAAAATATGGAGAGTTCGGAGGACAATATGTTTCTGAATCTCTTATGAATACACTAAATGAGCTAGAAAAGGCTTATAATCAAGCAATAAATGATGAGAACTTTTGGAATGAATATAATTATTACATGAAAGAATATGTTGGAAGAGAAAATCCGCTTTATCTAGCAGCAAAATTAAGTAAAAAATATGGTCCTAAGATATATTTGAAAAGAGAAGATTTAAATCATACAGGTGCTCATAAAATAAATAATGTTATCGGACAGATTTTACTTGCTAAACGTATGGGCAAGAAAAAAGTAATTGCAGAAACAGGAGCTGGTCAGCATGGTGTTGCTACAGCAACTGGTGCAGCACTTTTTGATATGGAATGTAAGGTTTTTATGGGAACAGAAGATATTGAAAGACAAAAACTCAATGTTTTAAGAATGGAAATGCTTGGAGCAAAGGTTGTACCTGTAACATCTGGAAGTAACACATTAAAGGATGCAACAAATGAAGCTATAAGGACATGGTCAAAGGAAGCAGAAGATACTTTTTATGTTTTAGGGTCAGCATTGGGACCAGAGCCATATCCAGAAATAGTTAAGAATTTTCAAAGCATAATAAGCAAGGAAGCAAAAAAACAGATTTTAGAGAAAGAGGGGAGGTTGCCATCAGCAGTTGTAGCATGCTGTGGTGGAGGATCAAATTCAATTGGAATGTTTGCAGAATTTATTGATGATAAAAAGGTTGAATTATATGGAGTAGAAGCAGCTGGTAAAGGAATAGAAACTGGAGAACATGCAGCAGCCTTTTCAGAGAAAAGACCTGGTGTATTACACGGAATGAGATCATATCTTCTTCAGAATGAAGATGGAAATATTAAGCTTGCTTATTCTATTTCTGCAGGTCTTGATTATCCTGGAATTGGTCCTGAACATGCTTATTTAGGAAGTATTGGACGTGTAAAATATGATAGTGTTACTGATAATGAAGCAATGGAAGCACTTTTAGAATTGTGCAAAATGGAAGGTATAATACCTGCAATTGAAAGTGCTCATGCTCTTGCATATCTCCCTAAGCTTTGTAAAAAACTTAAAAAAGATGACATTGTAATAGTGTGTTTATCTGGACGTGGTGATAAAGATGTTACTACAATTGCACAATATATAGAAGAGAGAGGTGGTTTTAATGAATAGAATTGAAAAAAAACTAAAAGATCTTCAAAATAACAATAAGAAAGCTTTTATTACGTATATGACAGCAGGGCTTCCTGATATGAAAAAAAGTGGAGAAATAATAAAGGCACAGTCAGAAGCTGGAGTTGATATTATTGAACTTGGGATACCATTTTCAGATCCAATTGCTGATGGTCCTGTAATTCAAGATGCTTCATATCGATCTATACAAAAGGGGACAAACCTTAAAAAGATATTTGAGCTTGTAAAGGAAGTTCGAGAGGAATGTGAAATACCAATTATATTTATGCTTTATTATAATACAGTATTGTATTATGGTGTTGAAAATTTTGTGAAAAAGTGTATTGAATGTAGTGTTGATGGAATAATAATTCCAGATCTTCCATTTGAAGAAACCTTTGAAATAATAGAATTTTTAAATAAAGATGAAGATGCACCATTTTTAATTCCACTTGTCTCACCTGTATCAAAAGATAGAATTCCAATGCTCGTTGAAGATCAGAAAGGTTTTGTCTACTGTGTTTCTTCAATGGGTGTTACAGGACAGAATGGAGAGTTTCATAAAGATGTTAAAAATTATTTGAATGTAGTCAAAAATTTATCTAAAATACCTGTAATGATGGGATTTGGAATAAAGAATCCTGAAGATATAGAACCATATAAAGATGTTATTGATGGATGTATTGTAGGTTCACACTTTATAGAAATTATGAATAAAAGCAATTATGATATAAATGAAATAAAAGATTATATAAGTACATTTAAATTAAAACTAAATAAATAGCAGTATTATTACTATATATTAAAAGGAATATCTAATTAAATTTTTAATAAGATATTCCTAAAATTTATTTTAATAAAAAATCAATAAGGGTATCCGCAGCAATAGAAAGAGTAGAGTTTTTTTTATATATAATTCCTATATTTCTTGGTTGAATAGTAGTTTCAATTGGAATTTCCACAAGAATTTTATTTTTAAGTTCATAAGCAAGAAATTCTTTTAATGTAGAAGTTATTCCAAGGTTATTTATTGCACATTCAATTAAAAAATCCATATTACTTGCTTCAATATCTGGAACTATATCTATATTGTTAGAAGCAAAGTAATCATCTATATATTGTCGTGTGGCATTCGGATTTTCAAGAAGCATAAATGAACCTTTGGTAAAAACATCATTTATATCACTTAAATTCAAATTATTAAGATAAGTATTGCTTGCCACAAAGATATCATGAATAGTCTTGACTTTGATAAAACCTATGTCAGTTTCTACTGGTGCAGTACCAATAATCCCAAGATCAAGTTTTTCTTCTTTTACAAGCTTTATTGTATCTAATGTAGGTTTATTTACAATTTTAATTTTAAAGTTAGGATATTGACTTATAAAGTCTCTGAAGCGTGGAAGAAAAAAATGTTTTCCTATAGTTGTACTTACACCTAAATTAATTTTTCCTATTTCTTTGTTTTTTAATTTTTCTATGTAATTTTCACCAATGCTCATATGATTAAAAGCCGTTTCAATATGTTCATATAATATTTTTCCTTCAGGAGTTAGAGAAACTCCTTTAGAATTACGAGAGAAAAGTTGTATATTAAGGTGCTTTTCTAATGTTTTTATAGATTTGCTTACAGCTGGCTGAGATACAAACAATATATCTGCAGCATGAGATATATTTTGATATTTAGCAACTGTTAAGAATACTTTATACAAGTTTAAATCAATAATCATATTTATAAATCTCCATTTTAAATAGAATATATTTACATTATACAATACTACAGAAAATAATCAGTATTTTAATTATTAAAATACTGACTATTTATAAAATTAAAATGATATAACTTATAGTTATAGTATTTATAAACAATATATATTTCTTTTATATTAAATTCAATAGTAAAATAATTATAAAATTTAGAATATATTGTGAAAGGAAAAGATTATATGAAAATTGGTGTTATTGGAATTGGAGCATTAGGTGGATATTTAAGCACCATGTTGTGCAAAGCTTATAATGAAGTATATATTATTTCAGATGGTGAGAAAATGAAAAATATAATTGAAAATGGAATAACATTAAATAGTGATATACATGGTAAGTTTAATGTACATCCACATATGGTAACAAACAATCCATATAATGTAGGAATAGTTGATGTTATGTTTGTATGTGTGAGAGGGAGTTCATTAAAAAGTGTAGCAAGACTAATTAAACCAATGATTGGAGATTATACAGTCGTTGTCCCATTAGGATGTGGAGTAGATAGTGGAACAAGACTTTTTTCATACTTAAATAAAGGTAAAATACTTGAATCAGTTGCATACATAAGAGCAAGATCTTTAGAAACAGGAGTAATATTTCATAAAAATAGCAGTACTCGTTTTATAATTTCAAGTAATAAAAGACGTCCTGTATATGATATTAACTTAGAAATAGTACAGAATATTTTAATTAAATCAGGAATAAATTGTGAAATAAGAGAAGATGTTGAAGCTGAAGCTTGGAATAGATATGTTTTCAATTGTGCTTTTAATATTACTGATTCATATTATGATGTAGGGGTAAAGGGAATCCTTGAAGATAGAATGAAATTTGAAACTTTCTGCAAAATTGCAAAGGAATGTGAGA encodes the following:
- a CDS encoding LysR family transcriptional regulator, with the protein product MIIDLNLYKVFLTVAKYQNISHAADILFVSQPAVSKSIKTLEKHLNIQLFSRNSKGVSLTPEGKILYEHIETAFNHMSIGENYIEKLKNKEIGKINLGVSTTIGKHFFLPRFRDFISQYPNFKIKIVNKPTLDTIKLVKEEKLDLGIIGTAPVETDIGFIKVKTIHDIFVASNTYLNNLNLSDINDVFTKGSFMLLENPNATRQYIDDYFASNNIDIVPDIEASNMDFLIECAINNLGITSTLKEFLAYELKNKILVEIPIETTIQPRNIGIIYKKNSTLSIAADTLIDFLLK
- a CDS encoding sugar-binding transcriptional regulator, whose product is MAIYDNDRLVIKICKLFYEDNMSQKDISLVLGISKPQVCRMLNYAKKNHIVEFTINNPYSHEFDLEEKLINRYSLKEVFVFNFPYKNITEGIEKLGECCALQLDKYFTDNATIGVMSGRTIASISNFAHKLTREGLMFVPLVGNMGTKGHTWHANVIAENFARKTGGDYCLLNAPILFQNKETCNLMKKEPSISQILDRGRSCNIALIGIGEINTLSTSYLGGAFSINDVTSLTKHNACASVCTSYISKYGKIIDTDLNSRSIGISLNELENTTTIAVSIGNEKVEATKAALKSGYVDIFMTSLDIAEKLLEL
- the trpA gene encoding tryptophan synthase subunit alpha yields the protein MNRIEKKLKDLQNNNKKAFITYMTAGLPDMKKSGEIIKAQSEAGVDIIELGIPFSDPIADGPVIQDASYRSIQKGTNLKKIFELVKEVREECEIPIIFMLYYNTVLYYGVENFVKKCIECSVDGIIIPDLPFEETFEIIEFLNKDEDAPFLIPLVSPVSKDRIPMLVEDQKGFVYCVSSMGVTGQNGEFHKDVKNYLNVVKNLSKIPVMMGFGIKNPEDIEPYKDVIDGCIVGSHFIEIMNKSNYDINEIKDYISTFKLKLNK
- the preA gene encoding NAD-dependent dihydropyrimidine dehydrogenase subunit PreA codes for the protein MSSISYKDINLRECVSACLLCNDAPCKKACLNGVETDKIIRSLHFENKDGAVNKLPDISFCNDCKIKYCEKACLKDKISEPVKIQYIMKNLYDESKIEEKQVDLSIDFCGVHCENPFFLSSSVVGSNYEMVAKAFDMGWAGVAFKTIGFFVPDEVSPRFASLTKENVPFIGFKNIEQISDHSLEENIGFLKKLKENYPKKIIVASIMGENEEEWTKLAKIMTNAGADIIECNFSCPQMVGEGLGSDVGQNPDLVSMYTRATRKGTHLPILAKMTPNIGDMTIPAKAAMKSGATGVAAINTIKSIMNIDLENFGSEPDIEGKTSIGGYSGKAIKPIALRFINEMKKCNELKDTPISGMGGIETWRDAAEFMTLGCENLQVTTSVMQYGYRIIEDLIEGTKLYLSSNGYTSIREIVGKALNNIVTADKLKRDSICYPRFNMEKCVGCGRCYLSCYDGGHQAITVDRKTNKPVLIVDKCVGCHLCITVCPVQAVNPGKRVHKNNKKTG
- a CDS encoding ketopantoate reductase family protein, giving the protein MKIGVIGIGALGGYLSTMLCKAYNEVYIISDGEKMKNIIENGITLNSDIHGKFNVHPHMVTNNPYNVGIVDVMFVCVRGSSLKSVARLIKPMIGDYTVVVPLGCGVDSGTRLFSYLNKGKILESVAYIRARSLETGVIFHKNSSTRFIISSNKRRPVYDINLEIVQNILIKSGINCEIREDVEAEAWNRYVFNCAFNITDSYYDVGVKGILEDRMKFETFCKIAKECESIGRSKGVNLHKNIYKATIDYLKKLSKWTISSMHNDIIHGRRIEIEQYCYDLCRMGEETGISTPYIKMACNKLKVLQTV
- the trpB gene encoding tryptophan synthase subunit beta, with product MQNKKYGEFGGQYVSESLMNTLNELEKAYNQAINDENFWNEYNYYMKEYVGRENPLYLAAKLSKKYGPKIYLKREDLNHTGAHKINNVIGQILLAKRMGKKKVIAETGAGQHGVATATGAALFDMECKVFMGTEDIERQKLNVLRMEMLGAKVVPVTSGSNTLKDATNEAIRTWSKEAEDTFYVLGSALGPEPYPEIVKNFQSIISKEAKKQILEKEGRLPSAVVACCGGGSNSIGMFAEFIDDKKVELYGVEAAGKGIETGEHAAAFSEKRPGVLHGMRSYLLQNEDGNIKLAYSISAGLDYPGIGPEHAYLGSIGRVKYDSVTDNEAMEALLELCKMEGIIPAIESAHALAYLPKLCKKLKKDDIVIVCLSGRGDKDVTTIAQYIEERGGFNE